One window of the Rufibacter radiotolerans genome contains the following:
- a CDS encoding RagB/SusD family nutrient uptake outer membrane protein, with the protein MKNIAKKTSTLFLSALLLGASAGCEDFLDRSPLDTRTEDNFYRTQADATEALIGVYDVLQWNTVIGFHPTPLVLDILSDDAYSAGQASSEPNLLQMDRHQILTTNGEVQGLWKKHYIGISRANTLLQRIQGINAPEDFKKRTIAEAKFLRAHFYLDLVRFFENVPLILAPQAPSEYNQPQATPKAVYDQIALDLTEAMADLPASNLRQSTGRATKWAAKALLAKTYLFYKGVYNQDLQAGSTAVTAQVALQHLNDIITTSGHDLLPNYADNFTRANEFSVEAVWEISYSDENPWYDWGYIQGGEGNMQPQQQGPRIKNPATENYLAGWSTATPTQELYDAFEANDPRRDATILAETELAGGKANLNIGYQHTGYFSQKYTTSKEYAPAAGQLELNWGNNYRAIRFSDVLLMAAELRLSTGGDAQTLLNRVRSRVGLPEKPATLANIFQERRVELALEGHRYWDLLRRGTAVANAAITVNRTTLPANYEGAVSDFKIQFNSARKGFLPIPQSELDLSAGTLKPNAGY; encoded by the coding sequence ATGAAAAATATAGCTAAAAAGACCTCAACCCTATTTCTCTCAGCTTTGCTGCTGGGCGCCTCTGCCGGTTGTGAAGACTTTCTGGACCGGTCTCCGCTGGACACCAGAACCGAAGATAACTTTTACCGCACGCAGGCAGACGCCACCGAGGCCCTTATTGGGGTCTATGATGTGCTGCAGTGGAACACCGTGATCGGCTTCCACCCTACCCCTCTGGTGTTGGACATTCTCTCAGATGATGCGTATTCGGCCGGGCAGGCCAGTTCTGAGCCTAACCTGCTGCAGATGGACCGCCACCAGATCCTGACCACCAACGGGGAGGTGCAGGGGCTCTGGAAGAAGCATTACATTGGTATCTCCCGCGCCAACACGTTGCTGCAGCGCATTCAGGGCATCAACGCCCCAGAGGATTTCAAGAAGCGCACCATTGCCGAGGCAAAATTCCTGCGCGCTCACTTCTACCTGGACCTGGTACGGTTCTTTGAGAACGTGCCGCTTATTTTGGCGCCTCAGGCCCCTAGTGAGTACAACCAGCCCCAGGCCACCCCTAAAGCAGTGTATGACCAGATTGCCCTGGACCTAACCGAGGCCATGGCCGATTTACCTGCTTCCAACCTGCGCCAGAGCACCGGCCGGGCTACCAAATGGGCTGCCAAGGCCTTGCTGGCCAAGACATACCTGTTCTACAAAGGCGTGTACAACCAGGACCTGCAAGCCGGCTCTACGGCGGTAACCGCCCAGGTAGCCTTGCAACACTTGAATGATATCATTACCACCAGCGGCCATGACCTGCTCCCTAATTATGCAGACAACTTCACCCGGGCCAATGAGTTCAGTGTAGAGGCCGTGTGGGAGATTTCCTACTCAGATGAAAACCCCTGGTATGACTGGGGTTACATTCAGGGGGGTGAAGGCAATATGCAGCCGCAGCAGCAAGGGCCCCGCATCAAGAACCCAGCCACCGAGAATTACCTGGCTGGCTGGAGCACTGCCACTCCTACCCAGGAACTGTATGATGCCTTTGAAGCCAATGACCCCAGACGTGATGCCACCATCCTAGCCGAGACCGAATTGGCCGGGGGCAAAGCTAACCTGAACATAGGCTACCAGCACACCGGCTATTTCAGCCAGAAATACACTACCTCTAAAGAGTATGCTCCGGCTGCCGGGCAGCTGGAATTGAACTGGGGTAATAACTACCGCGCCATTAGGTTCTCAGATGTGCTGTTGATGGCCGCTGAGCTACGGCTTTCCACTGGCGGAGATGCGCAGACGCTCCTGAACCGGGTACGTTCCCGTGTGGGCTTACCTGAGAAACCCGCCACCCTGGCCAATATCTTCCAGGAGCGCCGTGTAGAGTTGGCCCTGGAGGGTCACCGTTACTGGGACCTATTGCGCCGCGGTACAGCCGTTGCCAATGCCGCTATCACGGTCAACAGAACCACGCTGCCAGCTAACTATGAAGGAGCGGTCTCTGATTTCAAGATTCAGTTCAACAGTGCCCGGAAAGGCTTCCTGCCTATTCCGCAGAGCGAGTTAGACTTGTCAGCCGGAACGCTTAAGCCTAACGCCGGTTATTAA
- a CDS encoding family 16 glycosylhydrolase: MKKISYLALCLAVFCCLTVRGQSGNFNELVWSDEFNGDGVLDPTWWSYDLGTGNNGWGNSELQSYTNQLANVRQSSGKLVIEALKQNGNWTSGRVKTQGKFKFTHGRVEWRAKLAPGVGTWPALWMLGESITTKGWPACGEIDVMEYVDKTPGRVQAAMHTPSSYGNTQNVGATQVPDATSAFHVYAAEWTANEIKFFVDNTLFYTYAPPVKDARTWPLNEDFFLIMNIAVGGNLGSEPTLETNGQKNGIDPNLTSTRMEIDYVRVYQPFSSLSLTGPALVKPQAQNLTFTASRLANATYNWTVPAGATIVSGQNTSEIVVNWGKKSGQISVQMQHNGQTYSKTLEVKAKLAPSGTSFQIEGFAPVPTAQLTGSGGTFSFSQAREAMQIKYNVTSPSNLPTVLYELETPLDMTGYPVLAAAIKTKNLSRTVTLRVDLQDAAGTITGGNQVFSLSPLIDDGEFYTYHFNYQNQLGTGASQVNPENIIKVRLLVNYGLFGEPGQDSLWIDHFSVLPALPATPSRASHVAATMAASGVQLTWQDNAANEQGFTVHRSSQSHDGYTQIASLGAGVRTFTDPTGTRDTFYKVQAYNAIGAADFSNIATVAGVLASAEEAWTKSQFVLYPNPAQHTFFVSFPAQTKIKSVRLFTMASQEVPLLLSFQPVQKHTLEVKPATALPAGLYLCQIETQNAVLVKRLLIQNPTP; this comes from the coding sequence ATGAAAAAAATATCTTACCTGGCGCTGTGCCTGGCGGTCTTCTGCTGCCTGACGGTCAGGGGGCAGAGCGGCAACTTCAATGAACTCGTCTGGAGCGATGAGTTTAACGGAGACGGCGTCCTTGACCCCACCTGGTGGAGCTATGACCTGGGCACCGGCAACAATGGCTGGGGCAACAGCGAACTGCAATCCTATACCAACCAACTGGCCAACGTGCGTCAATCCAGCGGAAAGCTGGTGATTGAGGCGCTTAAGCAGAACGGCAACTGGACTTCTGGGCGGGTGAAAACCCAGGGCAAGTTCAAATTCACCCATGGCCGCGTAGAATGGCGGGCCAAACTGGCGCCCGGCGTGGGTACCTGGCCAGCCCTCTGGATGCTGGGCGAAAGCATTACCACCAAAGGCTGGCCCGCTTGCGGCGAGATTGACGTGATGGAATACGTGGACAAGACACCGGGCAGGGTACAAGCTGCCATGCACACCCCTTCCAGCTACGGCAATACCCAGAACGTGGGCGCTACCCAGGTTCCGGATGCCACCAGCGCGTTCCACGTGTACGCCGCCGAGTGGACCGCCAATGAGATCAAGTTCTTCGTGGACAACACCCTGTTCTACACCTACGCCCCGCCCGTGAAAGATGCCCGCACCTGGCCCCTGAACGAAGATTTTTTCCTGATCATGAACATCGCCGTAGGCGGAAACCTGGGCAGCGAGCCTACCCTGGAAACCAACGGCCAGAAAAACGGGATTGACCCCAACCTGACCAGCACGCGCATGGAGATTGACTATGTCCGGGTGTACCAGCCGTTCAGTTCTTTAAGCCTCACGGGTCCGGCCCTGGTAAAACCGCAGGCGCAGAATCTTACGTTTACTGCCAGCCGCCTGGCTAATGCCACTTATAACTGGACCGTTCCGGCGGGCGCTACCATTGTGAGCGGACAAAACACCTCAGAGATAGTAGTGAACTGGGGCAAGAAATCTGGGCAGATAAGCGTACAGATGCAGCACAACGGCCAGACCTACAGCAAAACCCTGGAGGTAAAAGCCAAGCTAGCGCCCAGCGGTACGTCTTTCCAGATTGAAGGCTTTGCGCCGGTCCCCACCGCGCAGTTGACCGGCTCGGGCGGCACCTTTAGTTTCAGCCAGGCCCGCGAGGCCATGCAGATCAAGTACAACGTCACCAGCCCCTCTAACCTGCCAACGGTGCTCTATGAACTGGAAACGCCCCTGGACATGACCGGCTACCCCGTACTGGCGGCGGCCATTAAAACCAAGAACCTGAGCAGAACCGTTACCCTACGGGTAGACTTACAAGATGCCGCCGGTACCATTACCGGCGGCAATCAGGTTTTTTCGCTCTCGCCACTGATAGATGACGGCGAGTTCTACACCTATCACTTCAATTACCAGAACCAACTGGGCACCGGCGCCAGCCAGGTAAACCCCGAAAACATTATCAAGGTCAGGCTGCTGGTCAACTACGGGCTCTTCGGGGAGCCGGGCCAGGACTCGCTCTGGATTGACCATTTCAGTGTGCTTCCGGCTTTGCCAGCTACTCCATCCCGGGCCTCCCACGTAGCCGCCACCATGGCGGCTTCTGGCGTACAGCTCACCTGGCAAGACAATGCCGCCAATGAGCAGGGCTTTACCGTACACCGCTCCAGCCAAAGCCATGACGGGTACACCCAAATAGCATCTTTAGGGGCAGGCGTCAGAACCTTTACAGACCCCACCGGAACCCGCGACACCTTTTACAAAGTACAGGCCTACAATGCCATCGGCGCAGCCGATTTCTCCAACATAGCCACTGTGGCGGGGGTGCTAGCCAGTGCCGAAGAGGCCTGGACGAAGAGCCAATTCGTGCTTTATCCCAACCCGGCCCAACACACATTTTTCGTTTCTTTCCCGGCGCAGACCAAAATAAAATCCGTTAGGCTGTTCACCATGGCCAGCCAGGAAGTGCCCTTGCTGCTTTCTTTTCAACCAGTGCAGAAGCATACGCTTGAAGTGAAACCAGCCACCGCCCTTCCCGCCGGACTTTACCTCTGCCAGATTGAAACCCAGAACGCCGTGCTGGTCAAACGCCTGCTTATTCAGAACCCAACCCCTTAA
- a CDS encoding PKD domain-containing protein, with amino-acid sequence MRKQIKVVTLLLLGALVWTGCEVEDPELAPAPTSEQVAFSVQPTASNPNILSFTSTSPGFKALWDFGDGATGDGTTVTHAYPLKGEYTVMLTIYTAGGSTSSTKKVTIANTNPTMLNREDYNFLTGGANQLEGKTWVIDKEASGHLGIGPITGTTPEWYTAAPNEKASEGYYDDEMIFKLGNTLSYTYKNNGTTFANGDNAAGIGGTNGGGDKTVNYTPPTNLTWSILDENGKKYLILSNGGFIGYYTGVSRYEILKLTADEMYIRSGSAAVAEHAWYQKLVRKGYSVPKPPKEYKAVDINDNFDTPGNFTWKFENILFNDSYDNPAQVAANNSEKVARYTRQAGQANEFGNAFIQFKHNLDLTQRHVFKVKVFLPSYNDYTTQGGAEDWSPVKTLQRQLSVKLQNSELGGNAWTTQAEVVQQVTQMDQWVELTFDFGAHASRKDFDKIIVQFGGEAHWNPGIFYLDDFRLMP; translated from the coding sequence ATGAGAAAACAAATAAAAGTAGTGACCCTTCTCCTGCTGGGCGCTTTAGTCTGGACAGGCTGCGAAGTGGAGGACCCGGAGCTGGCTCCGGCCCCTACATCAGAACAGGTGGCATTCTCGGTGCAACCCACCGCCTCTAACCCCAATATCCTGTCCTTCACCTCTACCTCACCGGGCTTCAAGGCTCTCTGGGACTTTGGTGACGGCGCCACTGGTGACGGCACCACCGTGACCCACGCCTATCCGCTGAAAGGCGAATATACCGTCATGCTCACCATCTATACTGCCGGGGGCTCTACCTCCAGCACCAAGAAGGTGACCATTGCCAACACCAACCCCACCATGCTTAACCGCGAGGATTACAACTTTTTGACCGGCGGAGCCAATCAACTGGAGGGAAAAACCTGGGTGATTGACAAGGAAGCCTCGGGCCACCTGGGCATTGGGCCTATCACAGGCACTACGCCAGAATGGTACACCGCCGCGCCCAACGAAAAGGCCAGCGAAGGGTATTATGATGACGAGATGATCTTTAAACTGGGCAACACCTTGTCTTATACCTACAAAAATAACGGTACTACCTTTGCCAACGGAGACAATGCGGCAGGCATTGGCGGCACCAACGGCGGCGGAGACAAAACCGTGAACTATACCCCGCCCACCAACCTTACCTGGAGCATTCTGGACGAGAATGGCAAAAAGTACCTGATTCTCTCCAACGGTGGTTTCATTGGCTACTACACCGGAGTTTCCAGGTATGAGATCCTGAAACTCACCGCCGATGAGATGTACATCCGGAGCGGAAGCGCCGCCGTGGCCGAGCATGCCTGGTACCAGAAACTGGTGCGCAAAGGTTATAGCGTGCCCAAGCCGCCCAAAGAGTACAAGGCCGTGGACATCAATGACAATTTTGACACCCCGGGCAACTTTACCTGGAAGTTTGAGAACATTCTGTTCAATGACAGCTATGACAACCCAGCGCAGGTAGCCGCTAATAACTCAGAGAAAGTGGCCCGTTATACCCGCCAGGCCGGGCAGGCCAATGAGTTCGGCAATGCCTTCATTCAATTCAAACACAACCTGGACCTTACCCAGCGCCACGTGTTCAAGGTGAAAGTGTTCTTGCCCAGCTACAATGACTACACCACCCAGGGCGGTGCCGAAGACTGGTCACCGGTGAAAACCCTGCAGCGGCAACTGTCTGTGAAACTGCAGAACTCAGAACTGGGCGGCAACGCCTGGACCACCCAGGCCGAGGTAGTGCAGCAGGTCACCCAGATGGACCAATGGGTGGAGTTGACGTTTGATTTCGGGGCGCACGCCTCCAGAAAAGACTTTGACAAGATCATTGTGCAGTTTGGCGGCGAGGCCCACTGGAACCCCGGCATTTTCTACCTGGATGATTTCCGGTTGATGCCTTAA